A stretch of Pseudomonas sp. LRP2-20 DNA encodes these proteins:
- a CDS encoding acyltransferase → MRRLFTGILTTTLLLLNTVVLICPLLVFALLKLVLPGRGRDYASWAVMWVAETWSEIDKAIFALCIPTQWDIRGVENLRKDTSYLAVSNHQTWVDIPALIESLNRRTPFFKFFLKKELIWVPLLGLAWWGLDYPFMKRYSKAFLEKHPELKGKDLEITKAACELFKRQPVTVVNYLEGTRFTEAKHREQQSPYRYLLKPKAGGVAFVLAALGEQLDALLDVTIVYPGKQAPGFWDLLNGSISRVIIDIQVRELDPALWDGDYENDPAFRQTVQAWVNQLWLEKDQRIEQLRVEMN, encoded by the coding sequence ATGCGTCGCCTGTTTACCGGCATTCTTACGACCACCCTGCTGCTGCTCAACACTGTGGTGTTGATCTGCCCGCTGCTGGTCTTCGCCCTGCTCAAGCTGGTGCTGCCAGGCCGTGGCCGTGACTATGCCTCGTGGGCAGTGATGTGGGTCGCCGAAACCTGGTCGGAAATCGACAAAGCCATCTTTGCACTGTGCATCCCCACCCAATGGGACATCCGTGGCGTCGAGAACCTGCGCAAGGACACCTCCTACCTGGCTGTCAGCAACCACCAGACCTGGGTCGACATCCCGGCACTGATCGAAAGCCTCAACCGCCGTACGCCGTTCTTCAAGTTCTTCCTCAAGAAGGAGCTGATCTGGGTACCGCTGCTGGGCCTGGCCTGGTGGGGCCTGGATTACCCGTTCATGAAGCGCTACAGCAAGGCCTTTCTCGAGAAGCACCCAGAGCTCAAGGGCAAGGACCTGGAAATCACCAAGGCCGCCTGCGAGCTGTTCAAGCGCCAGCCGGTGACGGTGGTCAACTACCTCGAAGGCACCCGCTTCACCGAGGCCAAGCACCGCGAACAGCAATCGCCCTATCGCTACCTGCTCAAGCCCAAGGCTGGCGGCGTGGCATTCGTGCTGGCGGCGCTGGGCGAGCAGCTGGACGCGCTGCTGGACGTGACCATCGTCTATCCCGGCAAGCAGGCGCCTGGGTTCTGGGACTTGCTCAATGGCAGCATCAGTCGGGTGATTATCGACATTCAGGTGCGTGAACTGGACCCGGCATTGTGGGATGGGGATTACGAGAATGATCCCGCCTTCCGCCAGACCGTACAGGCCTGGGTTAATCAGCTGTGGCTGGAGAAGGATCAGCGGATCGAGCAATTGCGCGTTGAGATGAATTGA
- a CDS encoding putative bifunctional diguanylate cyclase/phosphodiesterase: MKSQPDAASRVAAEVVTQLPVPSRLGMLRFERLNEANWAMLYLDPACDRQFGLPASELCALIDSPYASLMEPEARYRLHDEIQLQLSNRGYYRVRYTLHTQLRALRLLEAGEAFKQHNRQLLRGFLTVLDDEDDSELDTNDLESRNNRLQLALQINQRAQQEQLEHLERVRAQQDLILRLARQRYSGENSLLEAAQLITRSACEIYKVDSASIWHLEDQRLEPISAWLRDDQVHRLPEPIDASRFPDYLEALHASRAIDAHNANHDPRTRELAESLYADNNAMLDASIRVDGQVVGVLCLEQTGQPRAWQSDEIAFAGELADQFAQVITNHNRRTAASALHLFQRAVEQSASAFLLVNRDGVVEYVNPSFTAITQYSTEEVQGHHLAELPALENLSELLFDSPSSLAMGNSWQGEFKSRRKNLEPYWGQLSISKVYGDNRELTHYIGIYEDVTQTKLAQQRIERLAYTDNLTNLGNRPAFIRKLDERFARDSENPICLLLVDIDNFKRINDSLGHQTGDKLLISLARRLRNSLSVNGVLARFASNEFAVLLDDTSLEDGQGVALQLLRTLDKPMFVDNQLINVTASVGLACAPLHGSDPTTLMKNAGLALHKAKANGKHQVQVFTEVLNAEASYKLFVENNLRRALTQNELEVFYQPKLCLRSGRLLGLEALLRWNHPERGMIRPDQFISVAEETGLIIPIGKWVVRQSCRMSQQLQQAGMGCLHVAINLSPKQFSDPDLVASIGSILKEEGLPPHLLELELTEGLLLEATEDTHRQLDELKALGLTLAMDDFGTGYSSLSYLKKFPIDIIKIDRSFINEIPDNQDDMEITSAVVAMAHNLKLKVVAEGIETPEQLAFLRRHRCDVGQGYLFDRPIPGRELEEKLKRYPRGPMA; the protein is encoded by the coding sequence ATGAAAAGCCAACCCGATGCCGCCAGCCGTGTGGCGGCCGAGGTCGTCACGCAGCTTCCCGTGCCCTCGCGGCTCGGCATGCTGCGTTTCGAAAGGCTGAACGAAGCCAACTGGGCGATGCTCTACCTGGACCCAGCCTGCGATCGCCAGTTCGGCCTGCCCGCTTCCGAGCTGTGCGCGCTGATCGACTCGCCCTATGCCAGCCTGATGGAGCCCGAGGCACGCTACCGGCTGCACGATGAAATCCAGCTGCAACTGAGCAACCGTGGCTATTACCGTGTGCGCTACACCCTGCATACCCAGTTGCGCGCGCTGCGCCTGCTGGAAGCCGGCGAGGCGTTCAAGCAGCACAACCGCCAGTTGCTGCGCGGGTTCCTGACGGTGCTCGATGACGAAGACGACAGCGAGCTCGACACCAACGACCTGGAATCGCGTAACAACCGCCTGCAACTGGCCCTGCAGATCAATCAGCGTGCCCAGCAGGAACAGCTTGAGCACCTGGAGCGCGTGCGTGCCCAGCAGGACCTGATCCTGCGCCTCGCCCGCCAGCGCTACAGTGGGGAAAACTCGCTGCTCGAAGCCGCCCAGCTGATCACCCGCAGCGCCTGCGAAATCTACAAGGTCGACAGCGCCAGCATCTGGCACCTGGAAGACCAGCGCCTGGAGCCGATCAGTGCCTGGCTGCGCGACGACCAGGTTCACCGCCTGCCCGAGCCAATCGATGCCAGCCGCTTCCCCGACTACCTGGAAGCCCTGCACGCCAGCCGCGCCATCGACGCGCACAACGCAAACCACGACCCGCGCACCCGTGAGCTGGCCGAGAGCCTGTACGCCGACAACAACGCCATGCTCGACGCCAGCATCCGCGTCGATGGCCAAGTGGTGGGCGTGCTGTGCCTGGAGCAGACCGGCCAGCCGCGCGCCTGGCAGTCGGATGAAATCGCCTTTGCCGGTGAGCTGGCCGACCAGTTCGCCCAGGTCATCACCAACCACAACCGGCGTACCGCCGCCAGCGCCCTGCACCTGTTCCAGCGGGCCGTGGAGCAGAGCGCCAGCGCCTTCCTGCTGGTCAACCGCGACGGTGTGGTGGAGTACGTCAACCCAAGCTTCACGGCCATCACCCAGTACAGCACCGAGGAAGTCCAGGGCCACCACCTGGCCGAGCTGCCAGCCTTGGAAAACCTCAGCGAGCTGCTGTTCGACTCGCCGTCGAGCCTGGCCATGGGCAACAGCTGGCAAGGCGAATTCAAGAGCCGGCGCAAGAACCTCGAACCCTACTGGGGCCAGCTGTCGATTTCCAAGGTGTACGGCGACAACCGTGAGCTGACCCACTACATCGGCATCTACGAAGACGTCACCCAGACCAAGCTGGCCCAGCAGCGCATCGAGCGCCTGGCCTACACCGACAACCTGACCAACCTCGGCAACCGCCCGGCGTTCATCCGCAAGCTCGACGAGCGCTTCGCCCGGGACAGCGAGAACCCGATCTGCCTGCTGCTGGTGGACATCGACAACTTCAAGCGGATCAACGACAGCCTCGGCCACCAGACCGGCGACAAGCTGCTGATCAGCCTGGCCCGGCGCCTGCGCAACAGCCTGAGCGTCAATGGCGTGCTGGCCCGTTTTGCCAGCAACGAATTTGCCGTACTGCTCGACGACACCAGCCTGGAAGACGGCCAGGGGGTTGCCCTGCAGCTGCTGCGCACCCTCGACAAGCCAATGTTCGTCGACAACCAGCTGATCAACGTCACCGCCTCGGTGGGCCTGGCCTGCGCGCCGCTGCACGGTAGCGACCCGACCACCCTGATGAAGAACGCCGGCCTCGCCCTGCACAAGGCCAAGGCCAACGGCAAACACCAGGTTCAGGTGTTTACCGAAGTGCTCAACGCCGAGGCCAGCTACAAGCTGTTCGTCGAGAACAACCTGCGCCGCGCCTTGACCCAGAATGAGCTGGAGGTGTTCTACCAGCCCAAGCTGTGCCTGCGCAGCGGCCGCCTGCTCGGCCTTGAGGCGTTGCTGCGCTGGAACCACCCCGAGCGCGGCATGATCCGCCCGGACCAGTTCATCAGCGTGGCCGAAGAAACCGGCCTGATCATCCCCATCGGCAAGTGGGTGGTGCGCCAGTCGTGCCGCATGAGCCAACAGCTGCAGCAAGCCGGCATGGGCTGCCTGCACGTGGCCATCAACCTGTCGCCCAAGCAGTTCTCCGACCCCGACCTGGTGGCCTCGATCGGCTCGATCCTCAAGGAAGAGGGCCTGCCCCCGCACCTGCTGGAGCTGGAGCTGACCGAAGGCCTGCTGCTGGAAGCCACCGAAGATACCCACCGCCAGCTCGACGAGCTCAAGGCCCTGGGCCTGACCCTGGCCATGGACGACTTCGGCACGGGCTACTCGTCGTTGAGCTACCTGAAGAAATTCCCGATCGACATCATCAAGATCGACCGCAGCTTCATCAACGAGATCCCCGACAACCAGGACGACATGGAAATCACCTCGGCGGTGGTGGCCATGGCCCACAACCTCAAGCTCAAGGTGGTGGCCGAGGGCATCGAGACCCCAGAGCAGCTGGCGTTCCTGCGTCGGCACCGCTGCGACGTCGGCCAGGGTTACCTGTTCGACCGGCCGATCCCGGGCCGCGAGCTCGAGGAAAAACTCAAGCGCTACCCGCGCGGCCCAATGGCCTGA
- the aceE gene encoding pyruvate dehydrogenase (acetyl-transferring), homodimeric type, with protein MQDLDPIETQEWLDALESVLDKEGEDRAHYLMTRMGELATRSGSQLPYAITTPYRNTIPVTHEARMPGDLFMERRIRSMVRWNALAMVMRTNLKDSDLGGHISSFASSATLYDIGFNYFFQAPTEEHGGDLIFFQGHASPGVYARAFMEGRINEDQMNNFRQEVDGNGLSSYPHPWLMPDFWQFPTVSMGLGPIQAIYQARFMKYLEARGFIPAGKQKVWCFMGDGECDEPESLGAIALAGREKLDNLIFVINCNLQRLDGPVRGNGKIIQELEGVFRGGGWNVNKVVWGRFWDPLFAKDTNGALQRRMDEVIDGEYQNYKAKDGAYVRENFFNTPELKAMVEDLSDDEIWKLNRGGHDPYKVYAAYHQAVNHKDQPTVILAKTIKGYGTGAGEAKNTAHNTKKVDVDSLRHFRDRFDIPVKDADLENLPFFKPEEGSAEAKYLAERRAALGGFVPQRRAKSFSVPTPPLETLKAILDGSGDREISTTMAFVRILAQLVKDKDIGQRIVPIIPDEARTFGMEGMFRQLGIYSSVGQLYEPVDKDQVMFYREDKKGQILEEGINEAGAMSSFIAAGTSYSCHNQPMLPFYIFYSMFGFQRIGDLAWAAGDSRTRGFLIGGTAGRTTLNGEGLQHEDGHSHMMAGTIPNCRTYDPTYGYELAVIIQDGMKKMTEEQQDIFYYITVMNESYQQPAMPAGVEEGIIKGMYLLEEDTREAAHHVQLMGSGTILREVREAAKILREEFNVGADVWSVTSFNELRRDGLAVERANRLKPGQKPQQTYVEQCLNGRKGPVIASTDYMKLFAEQIRQWVPSKEFKVLGTDGYGRSDSRKKLRHFFEVDRHFVVLAALEALADRGEIEPKVVADAIVKFGIDPDKRNPLDC; from the coding sequence ATGCAAGACCTCGATCCAATCGAAACCCAGGAATGGCTGGATGCCCTGGAGTCGGTCCTCGACAAAGAAGGCGAAGACCGCGCTCATTACCTGATGACCCGCATGGGCGAGCTGGCCACCCGCAGTGGCTCTCAGCTGCCGTACGCAATCACCACGCCATACCGCAACACCATCCCTGTCACCCACGAAGCACGCATGCCTGGCGACCTGTTCATGGAACGCCGCATTCGCTCGATGGTGCGTTGGAACGCGCTGGCCATGGTGATGCGCACCAACCTGAAGGACTCGGACCTGGGCGGCCACATCTCCAGCTTCGCTTCCAGTGCCACCCTGTACGACATCGGTTTCAACTACTTCTTCCAGGCACCGACCGAAGAACATGGTGGCGACCTGATCTTCTTCCAGGGCCACGCATCGCCAGGCGTCTACGCCCGTGCCTTCATGGAAGGGCGCATCAACGAAGACCAGATGAACAACTTCCGCCAGGAAGTGGACGGCAACGGCCTGTCTTCGTACCCGCACCCATGGCTGATGCCTGACTTCTGGCAGTTCCCGACCGTTTCGATGGGTCTGGGCCCGATCCAGGCCATCTACCAGGCACGCTTCATGAAGTACCTGGAAGCCCGTGGCTTCATCCCGGCCGGCAAGCAGAAGGTCTGGTGCTTCATGGGCGACGGCGAGTGTGACGAGCCGGAATCCCTGGGTGCAATCGCCCTGGCTGGCCGCGAGAAGCTGGACAACCTGATCTTCGTCATCAACTGCAACCTGCAGCGCCTCGACGGCCCGGTTCGCGGCAACGGCAAGATCATCCAGGAACTCGAAGGCGTGTTCCGTGGCGGTGGCTGGAACGTCAACAAGGTAGTCTGGGGCCGCTTCTGGGACCCACTGTTCGCCAAGGACACCAACGGTGCCCTGCAGCGCCGCATGGACGAAGTCATCGACGGCGAGTACCAGAACTACAAAGCCAAAGACGGCGCGTACGTTCGTGAGAACTTCTTCAACACCCCAGAGCTCAAGGCCATGGTCGAAGACCTGTCCGACGACGAGATCTGGAAGCTCAACCGTGGCGGCCACGACCCGTACAAGGTCTACGCGGCGTACCACCAGGCTGTGAACCACAAGGACCAGCCGACCGTCATCCTGGCCAAGACCATCAAGGGTTACGGTACCGGTGCCGGCGAAGCCAAGAACACCGCGCACAACACCAAGAAGGTCGACGTCGACAGCCTGCGCCACTTCCGTGACCGCTTCGACATCCCGGTCAAGGATGCCGACCTGGAGAACCTGCCGTTCTTCAAGCCGGAAGAAGGTTCTGCCGAAGCCAAGTACCTGGCCGAGCGCCGTGCTGCCCTGGGCGGCTTCGTGCCTCAGCGCCGTGCCAAGAGCTTCAGCGTGCCGACCCCGCCACTGGAAACGCTGAAAGCGATCCTGGACGGTTCGGGCGACCGCGAAATCTCCACCACCATGGCCTTCGTGCGCATCCTGGCGCAGCTGGTCAAGGACAAGGACATCGGCCAGCGCATCGTCCCGATCATTCCGGACGAAGCCCGTACCTTCGGTATGGAAGGCATGTTCCGTCAGCTGGGCATCTACTCGTCGGTCGGCCAGCTCTACGAGCCAGTCGATAAAGACCAGGTGATGTTCTACCGCGAAGACAAGAAGGGCCAGATCCTCGAGGAAGGCATCAACGAAGCCGGCGCCATGTCGTCGTTCATCGCTGCCGGTACCTCGTACAGCTGCCACAACCAGCCGATGCTGCCGTTCTACATCTTCTACTCGATGTTCGGCTTCCAGCGCATTGGCGACCTGGCCTGGGCCGCCGGCGACAGCCGTACCCGTGGCTTCCTGATCGGCGGTACCGCCGGCCGTACCACCCTCAACGGTGAAGGCCTGCAGCACGAAGACGGTCACAGCCACATGATGGCGGGCACCATCCCGAACTGCCGCACCTACGATCCGACCTACGGCTACGAGCTGGCGGTGATCATCCAGGACGGCATGAAGAAGATGACCGAAGAGCAACAGGACATCTTCTACTACATCACCGTGATGAACGAATCCTACCAGCAGCCAGCCATGCCGGCCGGTGTCGAGGAAGGCATCATCAAGGGCATGTACCTGCTGGAAGAAGACACCCGCGAAGCCGCGCACCACGTACAGCTGATGGGCTCCGGCACCATCCTGCGTGAAGTCCGCGAAGCGGCGAAGATCCTGCGTGAAGAGTTCAACGTCGGCGCCGACGTGTGGAGCGTCACCAGCTTCAACGAACTGCGTCGCGACGGCCTGGCCGTGGAGCGCGCCAACCGCCTGAAGCCTGGCCAGAAGCCACAGCAGACTTACGTCGAGCAGTGCCTGAACGGTCGCAAAGGTCCGGTCATCGCCTCTACCGACTACATGAAGCTGTTCGCAGAGCAGATTCGCCAGTGGGTACCGAGCAAAGAGTTCAAGGTCCTGGGTACCGACGGTTACGGTCGCAGCGACAGCCGCAAGAAGCTGCGTCACTTCTTCGAAGTCGACCGCCACTTCGTGGTGCTGGCTGCCCTGGAAGCCCTGGCTGACCGCGGCGAGATCGAACCCAAGGTTGTGGCTGACGCCATCGTCAAGTTCGGCATCGACCCGGACAAGCGCAACCCACTGGACTGCTGA
- the aceF gene encoding dihydrolipoyllysine-residue acetyltransferase, producing the protein MSELIRVPDIGSGEGEIIELFVKVGDRIEADQSLLTLESDKASMEIPAPKAGVIKELKVKLGDRLKEGDELLVLEAEGAAAAAPEAPAPAAAPAPAAAPAPAAEAAPAPAAAPAAASVQDIHVPDIGSSGKAKIIEVLVKVGDTVEADQSLITLESDKASMEIPSPAAGVVEEVLCKLEDEVGTGDLIFKLKVAGAAPAAAPAPAAAAPAKAEAAPAAAPAAAAPAAAPAPAPVATAPAAGSNAKVHAGPAVRQLAREFGVDLGAVAATGPHGRILKEDVQVYVKAMMQKASGAPAAAGATGGAGIPPIPAVDFSKFGEVEEVALTRLMQVGAANLHRSWLNVPHVTQFDSADITELEAFRVAQKAVAEKAGVKLTVLPLLLKACAFLLKELPDFNSSLAPSGKAIIRKKYVHIGFAVDTPDGLLVPVIKNVDQKSLLQLAAEAAALAEKARTKKLSADEMQGACFTISSLGHIGGTGFTPIVNAPEVAILGVSKATMQPVWDGKAFQPKLMLPLSLSYDHRVINGAAAARFTKRLGDVLGDIRTMLL; encoded by the coding sequence GTGAGCGAACTCATTCGCGTACCTGACATCGGCAGCGGTGAAGGTGAAATCATCGAGCTGTTCGTCAAGGTCGGTGATCGTATCGAGGCTGACCAGAGCCTGCTGACCCTGGAGTCCGACAAGGCCTCCATGGAAATCCCGGCCCCCAAGGCCGGCGTGATCAAGGAACTGAAGGTCAAGCTGGGCGACCGCCTGAAAGAAGGCGACGAGCTGCTGGTCCTGGAAGCCGAGGGCGCCGCAGCTGCGGCCCCTGAGGCTCCGGCTCCGGCTGCCGCTCCGGCTCCAGCTGCTGCGCCAGCGCCTGCCGCCGAAGCAGCCCCTGCGCCGGCAGCAGCGCCGGCTGCCGCCAGCGTGCAGGACATCCACGTACCGGACATCGGTTCGTCGGGCAAGGCCAAGATCATCGAAGTGCTGGTCAAGGTCGGCGACACCGTCGAAGCCGACCAGTCGCTGATTACCCTGGAGTCCGACAAGGCTTCCATGGAAATCCCGTCGCCGGCTGCCGGCGTGGTCGAAGAAGTCCTGTGCAAGCTGGAAGACGAAGTCGGCACTGGCGACCTGATCTTCAAGCTGAAAGTTGCTGGCGCTGCGCCTGCTGCCGCTCCGGCACCTGCCGCTGCTGCCCCGGCCAAGGCTGAGGCTGCTCCGGCCGCCGCACCTGCCGCTGCCGCCCCGGCTGCAGCTCCAGCTCCAGCTCCGGTCGCTACCGCACCGGCTGCCGGCAGCAACGCCAAGGTTCACGCCGGCCCGGCAGTTCGCCAGCTGGCCCGTGAATTCGGCGTCGACCTGGGCGCAGTTGCCGCCACCGGTCCGCACGGCCGCATCCTGAAAGAAGACGTGCAGGTCTACGTCAAGGCGATGATGCAGAAAGCATCGGGCGCACCAGCCGCCGCTGGCGCAACCGGTGGCGCTGGCATCCCGCCGATCCCTGCCGTGGACTTCAGCAAGTTCGGTGAAGTGGAAGAAGTGGCCCTGACCCGCCTGATGCAGGTCGGTGCCGCCAACCTGCACCGCAGCTGGCTGAACGTGCCGCACGTGACCCAGTTCGACTCCGCCGACATCACCGAGCTGGAAGCCTTCCGCGTTGCGCAGAAGGCCGTGGCCGAGAAGGCTGGCGTCAAGCTGACCGTGCTGCCACTGCTGCTCAAGGCCTGCGCCTTCCTGCTCAAGGAACTGCCGGACTTCAACAGCTCGCTGGCGCCAAGCGGCAAGGCCATCATCCGCAAGAAGTACGTGCACATCGGCTTCGCCGTGGACACCCCGGACGGCCTGCTGGTCCCTGTGATCAAGAACGTCGACCAGAAGAGCCTGCTGCAACTGGCTGCCGAAGCCGCTGCGCTGGCCGAGAAGGCGCGCACCAAGAAGCTCTCGGCCGACGAGATGCAAGGTGCCTGCTTCACCATCTCCAGCCTCGGTCACATTGGCGGCACCGGCTTCACGCCGATCGTCAACGCACCGGAAGTGGCAATCCTGGGCGTCTCCAAGGCGACCATGCAGCCCGTCTGGGATGGCAAGGCCTTCCAGCCGAAGCTGATGCTGCCACTGTCGCTGTCCTACGATCACCGTGTGATCAACGGCGCTGCCGCCGCGCGCTTCACCAAGCGCCTGGGCGACGTGCTGGGCGATATCCGCACCATGCTGCTGTAA
- the msrA gene encoding peptide-methionine (S)-S-oxide reductase MsrA, with amino-acid sequence MVLRSEILVNKNVMPTAEQALPGRETPMQLPEFHYVFKETPLLGPFFEGAIDFAIFGLGCFWGAERRFWQREGVVSTVVGYAGGFTPHPTYEEVCSGLTGHTEVVLVVFDKDKVSYRELLAMFWELHNPTQGMRQGNDVGTQYRSAIYCTSPEQLEQAKASRDAFQAELSKAGFGEITTEIDQAPTVYFAEAYHQQYLAKNPDGYCGIGGTGVCLPPSLQGN; translated from the coding sequence ATGGTCCTGCGCTCGGAAATCCTGGTGAACAAAAACGTCATGCCCACTGCGGAGCAAGCCCTGCCTGGCCGCGAAACGCCCATGCAGCTGCCCGAGTTTCATTACGTATTCAAAGAAACCCCCCTGCTCGGCCCGTTCTTCGAAGGCGCCATCGACTTCGCCATCTTCGGCCTGGGCTGCTTCTGGGGTGCCGAGCGCCGCTTCTGGCAGCGCGAAGGCGTGGTCAGCACCGTGGTCGGCTACGCCGGCGGCTTCACCCCGCACCCGACCTACGAAGAAGTCTGCTCGGGCCTGACCGGCCACACCGAAGTGGTGCTAGTGGTATTCGACAAGGACAAGGTCAGCTACCGCGAGCTGCTGGCGATGTTCTGGGAACTGCACAACCCGACCCAGGGCATGCGCCAGGGCAACGATGTCGGCACCCAGTACCGCTCGGCCATCTACTGCACCAGCCCTGAACAGCTTGAACAGGCAAAGGCCAGTCGCGACGCCTTCCAGGCCGAGCTGAGCAAGGCAGGCTTCGGCGAAATCACCACCGAAATCGACCAGGCACCGACCGTGTACTTCGCCGAGGCCTACCACCAGCAGTACCTGGCCAAGAACCCGGACGGCTACTGCGGCATCGGCGGTACCGGCGTGTGCCTGCCACCCAGCCTGCAGGGCAACTGA
- a CDS encoding ATP-dependent zinc protease, translated as MKSLLALLSLMALPVMAAEPTLYGRYENIKLPELGGETLKAKMDTGAFTASLSAKDIELFNRDGEEWVRFRLATKDADGKVYEHKVSRISKIKGRADEEDEGDAPEVSKRPVVDLELCLGDVKRTVEVNLVDRSNFNYPLLVGSKALREFKAAVNPAKKFTAGKPDC; from the coding sequence GTGAAATCTCTGCTTGCCCTGTTGTCGCTGATGGCGTTGCCGGTGATGGCCGCCGAACCCACGCTCTACGGCCGTTACGAGAACATCAAGTTGCCGGAACTGGGTGGTGAAACCCTGAAGGCCAAGATGGACACCGGTGCCTTCACCGCGTCGCTGTCGGCCAAGGACATCGAGCTGTTCAACCGCGATGGCGAGGAATGGGTGCGCTTCCGCCTGGCGACCAAGGACGCCGACGGCAAGGTATACGAGCATAAGGTCTCGCGCATCAGCAAGATCAAGGGCCGTGCCGATGAAGAGGACGAGGGTGATGCACCGGAGGTTTCCAAGCGGCCGGTGGTCGACCTGGAGCTGTGCCTGGGTGATGTGAAGCGGACCGTGGAGGTTAACCTGGTGGACCGCAGCAACTTCAATTACCCGTTGCTGGTGGGCTCCAAGGCGCTGCGCGAGTTCAAGGCGGCGGTCAACCCGGCCAAGAAGTTTACCGCTGGCAAGCCTGACTGCTGA
- a CDS encoding glutathione S-transferase, with translation MSTMTLFHSPLSPFVRKVMVVLHETGQLQRVSLQPVNISPVSGDEQLNQDNPIGKIPALRLEDGTVLHDSRVICEYLDLQHVGLPLLPREGSARWRRMTLASQADAILDAAVSSRYESFLRPEEKRWEGWLEAQAEKIRRSLANLEQEHLAELASGFDLAAIGVACALGYLDLRQPEFGWRERQPGLAAWYAEVSQRPSMVATAPVA, from the coding sequence ATGAGCACGATGACCCTGTTCCACTCGCCATTGTCGCCCTTCGTGCGCAAGGTCATGGTGGTGCTGCACGAGACCGGCCAACTGCAGCGTGTGAGCCTGCAACCGGTGAACATCAGCCCGGTAAGCGGCGACGAGCAGCTCAATCAGGACAACCCGATCGGCAAGATCCCGGCCCTGCGACTGGAGGACGGCACCGTGTTGCACGACAGCAGGGTGATCTGTGAGTACCTCGACCTGCAGCATGTCGGCCTGCCGCTACTGCCACGCGAGGGCTCTGCGCGCTGGCGGCGCATGACCTTGGCTTCGCAGGCCGATGCGATCTTGGATGCGGCGGTATCGAGCCGTTACGAGAGTTTCTTGCGGCCCGAGGAGAAGCGCTGGGAGGGCTGGCTCGAAGCGCAAGCCGAGAAGATTCGCCGCAGCCTGGCCAACCTTGAGCAGGAGCATCTGGCCGAGCTGGCGTCCGGGTTCGATCTGGCGGCGATTGGCGTGGCTTGTGCGCTAGGGTATCTGGACCTGCGTCAGCCGGAATTTGGCTGGCGGGAGCGCCAGCCTGGCTTGGCGGCCTGGTATGCCGAGGTGAGCCAGCGACCGTCGATGGTCGCCACTGCTCCGGTGGCCTGA